A genomic stretch from Sphingobacterium sp. ML3W includes:
- a CDS encoding isoprenyl transferase: MSFLDQIDNIKLPQHIAIIMDGNGRWAKQKGKLRVFGHQNGVKAVREALEGCVQTNIKFLTLYAFSAENWNRPKLEVIALMELLVSSLKKEIKTFQENGVRLNAIGDISKLPSNAQKKLQETIDATKDNTHCTLTLALSYSSRQEIVEATRNLARKVKAGELNIEEINDDIFSANLYTRDLPDPDLLIRTSGELRISNFLLWQIAYSELCFLDKMWPEFTKEDLYKSIVEYQQRERRFGKTSEQL, translated from the coding sequence ATGAGCTTTTTAGATCAAATTGATAACATTAAATTACCCCAACATATTGCCATTATCATGGATGGTAATGGTCGCTGGGCAAAGCAGAAAGGCAAACTTCGTGTATTTGGACACCAAAATGGCGTGAAAGCGGTAAGAGAGGCTCTAGAAGGATGTGTTCAGACCAATATTAAATTTCTTACCCTCTATGCATTTTCAGCTGAAAATTGGAATCGACCAAAATTAGAAGTAATAGCGCTGATGGAGCTTTTGGTCTCCTCTTTAAAAAAGGAAATCAAGACATTTCAAGAAAATGGTGTCAGATTAAACGCAATCGGAGATATCAGCAAGCTTCCATCGAACGCACAAAAAAAGCTTCAGGAAACAATTGACGCTACCAAAGACAATACACACTGTACCCTAACCCTAGCCCTTAGCTATAGTTCTCGTCAAGAAATTGTGGAAGCCACCCGAAATCTGGCTAGAAAAGTTAAAGCAGGAGAATTGAACATAGAAGAGATCAACGATGATATTTTCTCTGCCAATCTCTATACCCGAGACTTGCCAGATCCAGATTTATTGATCAGAACTAGTGGAGAACTTCGGATTAGTAATTTCCTTCTGTGGCAAATTGCTTATTCTGAACTATGCTTCTTAGACAAGATGTGGCCAGAGTTTACAAAAGAAGATTTATATAAATCAATTGTAGAATATCAGCAACGAGAAAGAAGGTTTGGAAAAACAAGTGAACAGTTATAA